Below is a genomic region from Rhodospirillum centenum SW.
GCCAGGAAGAGTCGGGTCATATCTCTAGTCTTGAGAATTCGGGCGGCTGATGCTACGGATGGGGTAAGTCCTGAACGGTGCTGCCCATTTCGGACAGTATCTCATACCCGAACACTCCACGACATGGGTGGGCCCGATGCGCAATGCAGTCAAACTCGCTGCCGCGGCAACCGTTCTGGTCAGCGCGCTTCCGCTGGTCGCAGTCGCTCAGGAGGATGCGCGGGGCGTTCCGGTGCTCAACCGGGGGCGGCCGGACTACGATGCCGCGGGCGTCCGTGCCGGCGGCTTCATGGTGATGCCGTCGCTGAAGCTCGCCGGGCAGTATGACGACAATATCTTCGCCTCGGAGAACGAGGTCGATGACTACATCCTGGTCGCTTCGCCGTCCCTCAGGGTGCGGTCGAACTGGAACAATCATGCCCTGAATTTCCAGGCCGGCGCCGATGTCGGGCGCTACCAGGACAACGACCAGGAGGATTACGAGGACTATCTGGTCGGTCTGGACGGTCGGATCGACATCGCCCGTGGCACCACGGCGCGCGCTGACGGCAGCTATGCCCGCAAGCATGAGGAGCGGGGCTCGCCCAACGATGCCGGCGGGCGCGAACCGACCGAGTATGATCTTGTGACGCTGGGGGCGGGGTTCGACCGCTCGCTGGCCCGCCTGGGCTTCCGGCTTGGCGGCGACTACCAGAGCTTCAACTTCGACGATGTCGCCGGCGTCGGCTCCCAGATCATCGACCAGGACAACCGTGACCGTGAGGAATACGGCGTCACAGCCCGGGTCAGCTACGAGACCACGCCCAATGCCCGCGGTTTCGTGCAGGCGGCCTACAACTGGCGCCGCTACGATACCAATCCGGTGCGCGATTCCGATGGCTACCGCCTGACGGCCGGTGTCGAGCTCGACCTCGGCGGCATCACCACCGGCGAGCTGTTCGCCGGCTACCGTAGCCAGTCCTACGACGATCCGCTGTTCGATGATGCCAGCGGCTTCACCTACGGCGCCAACCTGACCTGGAACGCTACGGCTCTCACCACGCTGATCTTCACCGTCTCCAACACGACCGAGGAGACGACGCAGGCCGGCAGTTCGTCCTACATCGCCAGCCTCTACCGGGTGCAGGTCGATCACGAACTGATGCGCAACGTCATCCTGTCCGGTTTCGCCTCCTACATCGACAACGACTACAAGGGCATCACCCGTCAGGAGGATGTGATCGGTCTCGGCGCAAGCGCCAAGTACCTGATCAACCGCAACTTCTCTGCCGAACTCGGCTATCGGATGACCGACCGGGACGTCAACGTGGCCGGTTCCGATTACACCCGCAACATCTTCTTCCTGAATCTTACGGCGGCTCTCTGACCCGTTGATGACGGGCTGACCTGCTGCGCGAACGGAACGGTGCAGGAGCGAGGCAGGCGGAGTCCTGCCCGCGTCCTCGCTCTCTGCGTCCGGCGGGTCCTGCGCCCGGTTCATCCGGGGCGGGCCGGAGTGCTGCGGTGCTTACTGGATGACAGGCCTGGATGCCGTATCGGTCGGTTCCCCGTAAATCAAGCACGCCTGAACCGATGATCTTTTTGTTTTCGGATCCTGAGCCGGTTCTGCATCAGCTCCGATGGAGATTCGCCGGGAATCCGTGGTAAAGTGATCAGGTCTTGTGGAGCCTTGGTCGGGGACAATGCTGGAAATCCTGCTGCAGTCGGGGAGGAGGCGGTCGGATCTGTTCCGCTGCATCCTGATGCTGTTCTTCCTGCCGGTCCTGTTCCTGGGGGCGACCATACCTGTGGCATCAGCCGCGGAGTACCGCCTGGGCTCCGGTGATAAGCTGCGCGTTGCCGTCTTCGCCGAGCCCGACCTGTCGGGCGAGTTCGAGGTCGAAGGGGCCGGTATCATCTCGCTGCCCCTGATCGGCCAGCTCAAGGCGGGCGGCCTGACCCCGCGGGAACTGGAACGGGCCATCGCCGAGAAGCTGGCCGACGGCTATCTCGTGAACCCGCGCGTCAGCGTCGAGGTCATGAACTACCGGCCCTTCTTCATTCTGGGCGAGGTCAATTCGCCGGGAAGCTACGCCTATGTCAACGGCATGACGGTCCTGAACGCCGTGGCCCTGGCCGGGGGCTACACCTACCGGGCCCGCAAGGACCGCATCGTGATCCTGCGCGGGGGCCGGAGCAACGATGAGGAACTGGCGTCGGAAGCCACCGAGGTCCTGCCCGGCGACATCATCCGCATTCCGGAGCGACTGTTCTAGACAGGCCCCGGTCCCCCCCTTGCGCCGGTCGCCGTCGATGTTCGGACCCCGGTGCCGCCCGACATCTGGAACAGGAACGCCGTAAATGTCGCCAGAGGCAGTTGACCGACCCGATCCGGCCGGACCGGCCGCCAGGACCAATGCGGATGAGGAACTCCGTCTCATCATCCGCATCCTGATGCGGCGGTGGCTGGTCATCCTCTGCGCGCTCCTGTTCTCCTTCCTTGTCTCCGTCGTCATCGCTTACATGCTTCCCGCCCGCTATACGGCGGAAGCGGTCGTCATGCTCGACATGCGCCGCACCCAGGTGGTGGATGTCGAGGCAGTCGTCTCGGGGCTCCGTCCGGAGGCTGCCGTCGTGCGCAGCGAGATGGACGTGATCTCCTCCCGCGTCATGGCGGCCAAGGTCACGGACCGCCTGGATCTGCTGAACGCTCCGGACTTCAACGGCACAGCCCCGCTGCCGCACTCCCTGTTCAGCTATGTCGATCCCGTCGGTTGGCTCCGCTCTCTCGTCCGAATGATCACCGCGGGCGGCGAGGGGCCGAAGGAACCACAGACGGAGGAGGAGCGTCGGGCGGATCTGCGCGAACGCATCATAACGGAGGTGCGGGCGGGCCTGCGCACCAGCAATGACGGGCGCTCCTTCTCCATCCGGATCAGCTATACGGCGCGCGATCCCCTCAGGGCGGCACAGCTGGCCAACGCCTATGCCGACACCTATCTGGTCGACCAGCTGGAAGCGAAGTATGAGGCGACCCGGCGCGCCAACGAATGGCTCAGTTCCCGCCTGGGTGAACTCCGCGACCAGGTCAGGGTCGCCGAGGAGGCGGTCACCCGCTACCGCGAGGAGCAGAACCTCGTGGAGGCGCGGGGCGGCACCGTCACGGCGCAGCAGCTTGCCGAGATCAATTCCCAGCTTGTCATCGCCCGCACGGAGCGCACCCAGGCGGAGGCCCGCCTGCGCGGTGCCCAGACCCTGCTCCAGGCGGATGCGCGCGGCTCCGCGACCTCCGAGGCTCTGACCTCCGCGCTCATCCAGCGGCTCCGGGAGGAGGAGAGCCAACTGCGTCGCCGGGAGGCGGAACTGGCCACCCGGTACGGGCCGCGGCACCCGACGATGATCAATCTCCAGGCCGAAATCCGCAACATCCAGGAGAAGCTGCGGGACGAGGCCCGGCGCATCGTCCAGAGCCTTGCCAATGATCTCCAGGTCGCCAGGGCGAAGGAGGCCAGCCTTCAGCAGAGCCTGAACCAGCTTCAGTCGCAGTCCGGGGTCAGTCTCCAGGCGGAGGTGAAACTGCGTGAACTGGAACGCGAGGCGCAGGCCAACCGCCTGCTCTATGAGAACTTCCTGGGCCGCTTCAAGGAGACGACCGAGCAGAAGGATCTCCAGACCTCCGATGCGCGTCTGATCTCCAACGCCGTCGTGCCGACGGCCCCCTCCTATCCGAACAAGAGCCTGATCGCCATGTTCGGGCTTGGCTTCGGCCTGCTGCTCGGCATGGCTCTCGCCTTCGCCATCGAGCGTCTCGACCGGGGTTTCCGTCTGGCAGAGGATGTCGAGGCGCAGACGGGTACATCGGTGCTCGCCGTGGTGCCGGCCTTGAAACGGGGATCCCCGCCGCCGGAAGAATTCCTCCTGAACAAACCGCTGTCCAGCTTCGCGGAAGCGATGCGGACCGTCCGGACGGCGATCCACTTCTCGAACGTGGACCGCCCGCCGAAGGTCATCATGGTGACCTCGGCCGTGCCCGGCGAAGGCAAGAGCACCCTGTGCCTGTCCCTGGCCCGTTCCCTCGCCTCGTCGGGGAACAAGGTCCTGCTCATCGATGCCGACCTGCGCCGTCCCCGCATCGGCTCCGCCCTCGCCGGCAACGGCCACTCCGGCGACCTCTCGGAACTGCTGATCGGGGACCGCGCCCCGGAGGATGTCATCCGGGTGGATACCCGCACCGACCTGCACTATGTCGTGGCCCAGAGCAAGGCGCCGAACCCTCAGGATCTGCTGGCCTCCCGGCAGATGGAGCGGTTCGTCCGCGGATGCGCCGATGTCTACGACTACGTCGTCATCGACACGCCGCCGGTCATGGCCGTGGCCGATGCCATCTCGGTTTCGCGCTATGTCGATGCCTGCCTGTTCGTGTTGCGCTGGGCAGAAACCCCGCGCGATTTCGCCCTTACCGCCATCCGGACCCTGCGGAAGTACAATGTGCCGGTGATCGGTACGGTGCTGAGCATGGTCAATGTGCGGCAACAGGCGAAATACGGCTATGGAGATCACGGCTACTATTACAGCCGCTACAGCCAGTACTATAAAGACTGAGCCGGTTTCCTGCCGGCGGACCGCAGCAGAACGTCCTCGAACCGGCCCAGCACGGCTTCCTTCGACCAATATTCCACTGCAGTACGCCGGGCCGCGTCCCCCAGGCTCCGGCGCAGACCGGCATCGTCCGCCAGGGTCGCCAGGGCGTCCGCCATCCGGGCCGCGTCCCCCGGCGGCACGGCGATCCCGCAGCCGGCGATGGCGTCATGCACCTGCGTCCCCGGGGCGCAGCCGCAGATGCCGGGTCGCCCGCTGGCCAGCATTCCGGTGAGCTTGGACGGCATTACGAGATCGGCGGCGTCCGCCCGCTGCGGCAGCAGATGGATGTCCGCCAGGTTCAACAGATCGTTCAGCCGTTCCACGGGTTGCAGCGGCAGGAAACGGAGGTTCGTCAGCCCGCGGGCCGCCTCGCGCAGGACGGGCAGGGCAGGACCTTCGCCAGCGATGCAGACCACGATGCGGGGCCTGTCCGCCAGCAGCCGGGCGACCTCGATCAGCATCTCCAGCCCCTGCTTGCGGCCGAGAGTGCCGGCGTAGAGGGCGACCACGTCGTCGTCGCCCAGCCCCACCTCGCGCCGCAGCGGGCTGGGACCGTCCAGCGGCCGGATCGCCGCCGTGTCCACCCAGTTCGGGAACAGGTGCAGCCTCTCCGCGGGTACGCCCTTGCCGGCCAGACGCTCGGCCATGCGGGGGGCGATGGTGCTGACGACCGCGAACCGCCGCAGCAGGGTGCGCTCCACCGCAAGGGCGAAGCGGCGGAGCCCTCCGTGCCCGAGCAGGCCCAGGTCGAAGGCGGCATCGACCTCCAGGTCCTGGACATGCAGCCACCCCACCGCCCGCGCCAGGAAGGCGGCCACCAGCGCCGCGGGCGCTCCCGCCAGGGGTGGTTCGATCGCCATGACGACGTCCGGCCGGAACGCGACGGATCTTGCGACCATCACGGGAAACGAGGAGACGGCGAAGGACAGCAGATGGAGCAGGCGTCGGACGCCGCCGGGGGTGCGCGGCACCCACAGGGGACAGCGCACGACCGCCGCTCCGTCCAGCCTCTCGCTGTGATAGGTCCAGGCCCGGTAGCCAGGCTGCACCCGCCAGAAGGGATAGTAGGGCGGCGCACAGACGATGGTCACCTCATGCCCGCGGGCGGACAGCCACGCCACCATCTCGCCGTTGTACTTGCCGATGCCGGTCGGCTCGGGGTGGTGGTTCAGGGTCAGCAGCAGCAGTCGCATGGATCCCCCGATCGGGCACCCCCGGAAGGTACACCCGTCCGCCGGTC
It encodes:
- a CDS encoding outer membrane beta-barrel protein, whose translation is MRNAVKLAAAATVLVSALPLVAVAQEDARGVPVLNRGRPDYDAAGVRAGGFMVMPSLKLAGQYDDNIFASENEVDDYILVASPSLRVRSNWNNHALNFQAGADVGRYQDNDQEDYEDYLVGLDGRIDIARGTTARADGSYARKHEERGSPNDAGGREPTEYDLVTLGAGFDRSLARLGFRLGGDYQSFNFDDVAGVGSQIIDQDNRDREEYGVTARVSYETTPNARGFVQAAYNWRRYDTNPVRDSDGYRLTAGVELDLGGITTGELFAGYRSQSYDDPLFDDASGFTYGANLTWNATALTTLIFTVSNTTEETTQAGSSSYIASLYRVQVDHELMRNVILSGFASYIDNDYKGITRQEDVIGLGASAKYLINRNFSAELGYRMTDRDVNVAGSDYTRNIFFLNLTAAL
- a CDS encoding polysaccharide biosynthesis/export family protein, with protein sequence MLEILLQSGRRRSDLFRCILMLFFLPVLFLGATIPVASAAEYRLGSGDKLRVAVFAEPDLSGEFEVEGAGIISLPLIGQLKAGGLTPRELERAIAEKLADGYLVNPRVSVEVMNYRPFFILGEVNSPGSYAYVNGMTVLNAVALAGGYTYRARKDRIVILRGGRSNDEELASEATEVLPGDIIRIPERLF
- a CDS encoding GumC family protein, yielding MSPEAVDRPDPAGPAARTNADEELRLIIRILMRRWLVILCALLFSFLVSVVIAYMLPARYTAEAVVMLDMRRTQVVDVEAVVSGLRPEAAVVRSEMDVISSRVMAAKVTDRLDLLNAPDFNGTAPLPHSLFSYVDPVGWLRSLVRMITAGGEGPKEPQTEEERRADLRERIITEVRAGLRTSNDGRSFSIRISYTARDPLRAAQLANAYADTYLVDQLEAKYEATRRANEWLSSRLGELRDQVRVAEEAVTRYREEQNLVEARGGTVTAQQLAEINSQLVIARTERTQAEARLRGAQTLLQADARGSATSEALTSALIQRLREEESQLRRREAELATRYGPRHPTMINLQAEIRNIQEKLRDEARRIVQSLANDLQVARAKEASLQQSLNQLQSQSGVSLQAEVKLRELEREAQANRLLYENFLGRFKETTEQKDLQTSDARLISNAVVPTAPSYPNKSLIAMFGLGFGLLLGMALAFAIERLDRGFRLAEDVEAQTGTSVLAVVPALKRGSPPPEEFLLNKPLSSFAEAMRTVRTAIHFSNVDRPPKVIMVTSAVPGEGKSTLCLSLARSLASSGNKVLLIDADLRRPRIGSALAGNGHSGDLSELLIGDRAPEDVIRVDTRTDLHYVVAQSKAPNPQDLLASRQMERFVRGCADVYDYVVIDTPPVMAVADAISVSRYVDACLFVLRWAETPRDFALTAIRTLRKYNVPVIGTVLSMVNVRQQAKYGYGDHGYYYSRYSQYYKD
- a CDS encoding WcaI family glycosyltransferase is translated as MRLLLLTLNHHPEPTGIGKYNGEMVAWLSARGHEVTIVCAPPYYPFWRVQPGYRAWTYHSERLDGAAVVRCPLWVPRTPGGVRRLLHLLSFAVSSFPVMVARSVAFRPDVVMAIEPPLAGAPAALVAAFLARAVGWLHVQDLEVDAAFDLGLLGHGGLRRFALAVERTLLRRFAVVSTIAPRMAERLAGKGVPAERLHLFPNWVDTAAIRPLDGPSPLRREVGLGDDDVVALYAGTLGRKQGLEMLIEVARLLADRPRIVVCIAGEGPALPVLREAARGLTNLRFLPLQPVERLNDLLNLADIHLLPQRADAADLVMPSKLTGMLASGRPGICGCAPGTQVHDAIAGCGIAVPPGDAARMADALATLADDAGLRRSLGDAARRTAVEYWSKEAVLGRFEDVLLRSAGRKPAQSL